In one window of Neofelis nebulosa isolate mNeoNeb1 chromosome 15, mNeoNeb1.pri, whole genome shotgun sequence DNA:
- the LOC131495915 gene encoding piwi-like protein 3 encodes MYNNRTYRVDAINWEETPRSTFKKSGGEEITFIDYYKEQHGLVVTALTQPLLVSKGKWKKSQQDTPHEPIMLVPELCYLTGLTDELHKDYRVKRDMAVHTRLDPEKKAA; translated from the exons at GTATAACAATAGAACCTATCGAGTGGATGCTATTAATTGGGAGGAGACTCCCAGAAGTACGTTTAAGAAATCAGGTGGTGAGGAAATCACCTTCATAGACTACTACAAGGAG CAACATGGTCTAGTGGTCACTGCCCTAACTCAGCCACTTTTGGTCAGCAAAGGCAAATGGAAAAAGAGCCAACAGGACACGCCCCATGAGCCTATAATGCTGGTTCCCGAGCTGTGCTACCTGACAG GTCTAACAGATGAACTGCATAAAGACTACAGAGTGAAGAGAGACATGGCTGTGCATACAAGGTTGGATCCAGAAAAAAAGGCAGCATGA